The proteins below come from a single Zea mays cultivar B73 chromosome 8, Zm-B73-REFERENCE-NAM-5.0, whole genome shotgun sequence genomic window:
- the LOC103636928 gene encoding peptidyl-prolyl cis-trans isomerase CYP20-3, chloroplastic: MRRGALSLRPARAIPTLRLGGHRDARGAVVVRATAAEGAVELQAKVTSKCFFDVEVGGEPAGRIVIGLFGEVVPKTVDNFRALCTGEKGYGYKGCSFHRIIKDFMIQGGDFQQNNVSIFYLYAIGLNGHCRFC, from the exons ATGCGACGCGGCGCGCTCTCCCTCCGTCCCGCCCGCGCTATCCCCACGTTGAGGCTCGGCGGCCACCGCGACGCCCGTGGCGCTGTCGTCGTCCGCGCCACTGCGGCAGAG GGAGCCGTggagctgcaggccaaggtgacgAGCAAGTGCTTCTTCGACGTGGAGGTCGGCGGGGAGCCTGCGGGCCGCATCGTCATCGGGCTCTTCGGAGAGGTCGTACCTAAGACCGTCGACAACTTCCGTGCGCTCTGCACTG GTGAGAAAGGGTACGGCTACAAGGGCTGCTCCTTCCACCGGATCATCAAGGACTTTATGATTCAAGGCGGGGACTTCCAGCAAAACAATGTAAGCATTTTTTACCTCTACGCAATTGGTCTGAATGGCCACTGCAGATTTTGTTAA